ATTACCTACATTCCCATTCCCTCCGCCTAACAACGATTAATATTCATCAGGCCGTGACTAACACGCCAAATTAAAGACGGGTGAGGTTTGGGCTACCCTTTGCTATACTGCCCCTATGCCTAATTCAACAAACAATCGACCATTGATTATTTCCGTAATAGGTGGGGCCACTCCGCCAGCCAAGGCCTTGCGGCAGGCGGAAGAGGTGGGGCGGGAGCTGGCAAAGCGGGGCGCGGCGGTGGCCTGCGGCGGGCTTATGGGGGTCATGGAGGCGGTGTGCAAGGGGGCCAAGAGCGCAGGCGGGCTGACCATTGGTATTCTGCCGGGCGACGACCATAACGAGGCCAACCAGTATGTGGACATACCTGTCTGCACAGGGATGAGTTACGCGCGGAACGTCCTGGTGGTGAAAACGGGCCGGGCGGTCATCGCCATCGACGGGGCGTACGGGACAATGTCGGAGATAGCCCACGCGCTGGGAGAGGGCATACCGGTCATCGGCCTGGACACGTGGGTCTTTACGATCAACGGGACGCAGGACGCGGGGATAGTCGTCGCCAAGGACCCGGTGGACGCGGTGGAGAAGGCGATAGCGGCGGCCAAGTCGCGGAACACATCGGAAAGGCGGGTCAGGGCGCTGTGACGGCCACTATTAAGGAGGTGCGCGCTCGGGAGATTCTGGACTCCAGGGGCAACCCGACAGTAGAGGCCACCATTGTCTTGAGCGATGGCGCGTGGGGCCGGGCGGCGGTCCCCTCGGGGGCCAGCGCCGGCAGCCACGAGGCCTTGGAGCTGCGGGACGGGGACTCGAAACGGTTTGGCGGCAAGGGCGTGCTGAAGGCTATCGATAACGTGGAGAAGATTCTGGGACCCTCGGTAAAGGGCATGTCGCCGATGGATCAGGACAAGGTTGACGCGCGGCTTATCGAGATCGACGGGGCGCCTAACAAGTCCAAGCTGGGGGCCAACGCGGTGCTGGCGGTGTCCCTGGCGGCGGCCCATGCGGCGTCGGCGTCGAAGAAAACGCCTTTGTACCGACACCTGGCTATCGGCGAAAAGTTCACGCTTCCAGTGCCTATGTTCAACATCCTCAACGGCGGCGTCCACGCCCAGGACTCCACGGACATCCAGGAGTTCATGGTGATACCGGCGGGGCTGCCGACCTTTCGAGAGGCCTTGCGGGCGGGGTCGGAGATTTATCAGTCGCTGAAGGGACTGATAGGGCAGAAGGGCTTCAGCGCCAACGTGGGGGACGAAGGGGGCTTCGCTCCGTCGGTGCCGTCCAATCGCGCGGCGCTGGAGCTGGTGCTGGGGGCCATAGAGAAGGCGGGGTATACGCCCGGGCGAGAAGTGCACATCGCGCTGGACGTGGCGGCCACGGAGCTGGAGGCGGAGGGCCGGTACCGGCTGAAGCGAGACAACATCACGCTGGGTGCGGGGCATTTAATCGATTTCTACAAGAACTGGGCGCGGGAGTTCCATATCATCAGCATCGAGGACGGACTGGGCGAGGATGACTGGGAGGGCTGGCAGCTGCTGTCGAAACAGATGGGGCGGCAGGTGCAGCTGGTGGGCGACGATTTGTACACCACCAACACGGAACGCCTGGCTAAAGGCATCGAGACTAAGGCCAGCAACTCCATACTGCTGAAGGTTAACCAGATAGGGACGCTGACGGAGACCCGCCAGGCCTTCGAGATGGCGCGCCGCGCGGGATGGGGGACGGTTATCAGCCATCGTTCCGGGGAGACAGAGGATACGACCATTGCAGACCTGGCGGTGGCGTGGAGCGCGGGGCAGATAAAGGCGGGGGCGCCGTGCCGCAGCGAACGTGTAGCAAAGTATAACCGGCTGCTGCGCATTGAAGAGGATCTGGGGGAGAGGGCAAGGTACGCGGGGATGGAGGCGTTTGGGCACGTGAGGAAAGGCTAGAGCAGAATATGATTCTAGATCACCTGACACAATCAGAACGCAACCTGGCGGCTGCTAAAATGATGTCAAAAGAGGGCTTCTACTCACAGGCCTCCTTTGGGGCTCAGCAGGCGGCTTCTGAGTCCCTATTTGCTTTGTGGTATCACCTAAAAGAATCTAATGCAGAAGTTGCAGCGCGTTACAACAGTCCCCTGAAATTCGATGAGCTTGCAAAATTAGTCCCTTCATTACAAAAATACATGGAAACCTATAAGATTTTAGATAGCTATTACATATCAGCCCGATACCCGCCTCCTGAGGGAGATAAGGTCCCATACGAGTATTTCGACACAAGATTGGCAGAGGAAGCGATCGGCTGGGCCAAGCAGATCAGCGACGAAGTTAGGCATTTCATAAACGCTTAGAGAAGGAGTACCCCATGCCATTAAAAGTAGGCATCAACGGATTCGGGAGAATTGGACGGCAGGTATTGCGCGCCACCATGGAGCGGCAGTCCAGGAAGGTGGAGGTGGTGGCTATCAACGACCTGGCGGAGGCCAAGGCCAACGCTCACCTCTTTAAGTACGACAGCAACTACGGCGTTTATCCTCGCGAGGTCAAGGCGGTCAACGGCTCGCTGATGGTGGACGGCCATTCGATAAAGGTATTCCAGGAGCGGGATCCGGGGCGCATACCGTGGTCGGAGGTGGGGGCAGACGTGGTCATCGAGTCCACGGGACGTTTCACCGACGCGGCCAAGGCGGGGGGGCATCTGCAGGGCGGGGCCAAGAAGGTCATCATATCGGCGCCGGCCAAGGGGGAGGACATTACGGTGGTGCTGGGGGTGAACGAGCAGAAGTACAACCCATCGGCGCACAAGATCATCTCCAACGCGTCCTGCACCACCAACTGCTTCGCGACGATGGTAAAGGTGCTGCACGAGAGCTTCGGCATCAAGTACGGACTCATGTCCACCATCCACTCCTACACCAACGACCAGCGCATTCTCGACACTATACATGAGGACATGCGGAGGGCCCGGGCCGCGGCCATAAACATCATCCCCACCAGTACCGGCGCCGCCAAGGCGGTGTCGCTGGTGCTGCCGGAACTCAAGGGCAAGCTCCACGGCGTCGCGTTCAGGGTGCCGACCAGCAC
The SAR202 cluster bacterium genome window above contains:
- a CDS encoding TIGR00725 family protein; this encodes MIISVIGGATPPAKALRQAEEVGRELAKRGAAVACGGLMGVMEAVCKGAKSAGGLTIGILPGDDHNEANQYVDIPVCTGMSYARNVLVVKTGRAVIAIDGAYGTMSEIAHALGEGIPVIGLDTWVFTINGTQDAGIVVAKDPVDAVEKAIAAAKSRNTSERRVRAL
- a CDS encoding phosphopyruvate hydratase, producing MTATIKEVRAREILDSRGNPTVEATIVLSDGAWGRAAVPSGASAGSHEALELRDGDSKRFGGKGVLKAIDNVEKILGPSVKGMSPMDQDKVDARLIEIDGAPNKSKLGANAVLAVSLAAAHAASASKKTPLYRHLAIGEKFTLPVPMFNILNGGVHAQDSTDIQEFMVIPAGLPTFREALRAGSEIYQSLKGLIGQKGFSANVGDEGGFAPSVPSNRAALELVLGAIEKAGYTPGREVHIALDVAATELEAEGRYRLKRDNITLGAGHLIDFYKNWAREFHIISIEDGLGEDDWEGWQLLSKQMGRQVQLVGDDLYTTNTERLAKGIETKASNSILLKVNQIGTLTETRQAFEMARRAGWGTVISHRSGETEDTTIADLAVAWSAGQIKAGAPCRSERVAKYNRLLRIEEDLGERARYAGMEAFGHVRKG
- a CDS encoding HEPN domain-containing protein, with amino-acid sequence MILDHLTQSERNLAAAKMMSKEGFYSQASFGAQQAASESLFALWYHLKESNAEVAARYNSPLKFDELAKLVPSLQKYMETYKILDSYYISARYPPPEGDKVPYEYFDTRLAEEAIGWAKQISDEVRHFINA
- the gap gene encoding type I glyceraldehyde-3-phosphate dehydrogenase, encoding MPLKVGINGFGRIGRQVLRATMERQSRKVEVVAINDLAEAKANAHLFKYDSNYGVYPREVKAVNGSLMVDGHSIKVFQERDPGRIPWSEVGADVVIESTGRFTDAAKAGGHLQGGAKKVIISAPAKGEDITVVLGVNEQKYNPSAHKIISNASCTTNCFATMVKVLHESFGIKYGLMSTIHSYTNDQRILDTIHEDMRRARAAAINIIPTSTGAAKAVSLVLPELKGKLHGVAFRVPTSTVSATDFTAIVNRKTTVEEVNAAYKKAASSGPLKGILEYCDEELVSSDFKGNPHSAIFDAPSTIVMEGEMVKILGWYDNEWGYSCRTADLTAFVADKGV